The Phoenix dactylifera cultivar Barhee BC4 chromosome 17, palm_55x_up_171113_PBpolish2nd_filt_p, whole genome shotgun sequence genome contains a region encoding:
- the LOC103715065 gene encoding 60S ribosomal protein L24-like: MVLKTELCRFSGAKIYPGKGIRFVRSDSQVFLFANSKCKRYFHNRLKPSKLTWTAMYRKQHKKDIHAEAVKKRRRTTKKPYSRSIVGATLEVIQKKRTEKPEVRDAAREAALREIKERIKKTKDEKKAKKAETLAKTQKTQTRGMPKGPATKGPKLGGGGGKR; the protein is encoded by the exons GACTGAACTTTGCCGCTTCAGTGGTGCCAAGATATACCCTGGTAAGGGTATCAGATTCGTCCGCTCAGATTCCCAG GTTTTCCTTTTCGCCAATTCAAAATGCAAGAGGTACTTCCACAACCGACTCAAGCCTTCGAAGCTTACCTGGACTGCAATGTATAGGAAACAGCATAAAAAG GATATCCATGCTGAAGCTGTGAAGAAGAGGCGCCGAACTACCAAGAAACCTTACTCTAGATCAATTGTTGGTGCTACTTTAGAGGTGATTCAGAAGAAAAGAACTGAGAAACCAGAAGTACGGGATGCTGCCAGGGAAGCTGCCTTACG TGAGATCAAGGAAAGAATTAAGAAAACCAAGGATGAGAAGAAGGCGAAGAAGGCAGAAACATTGGCAAAGACACAAAAAACTCAGACTAGGGGCATGCCGAAGGGACCAGCAACAAAAGGCCCTAAGCTTGGAGGTGGTGGAGGAAAGCGCTGA